A genome region from Urocitellus parryii isolate mUroPar1 chromosome X, mUroPar1.hap1, whole genome shotgun sequence includes the following:
- the LOC144250684 gene encoding uncharacterized protein CXorf49-like yields the protein MSSADEASVHGDGFSQEGGKPAGARPAGRGAPRSRAQGLDLGPPRSGEGEGSLPDPEAYELELEAPWEEIQAGRAMIRGHEGRPGSLADEKGDALDFVPHLAVESVAVVQQLTGQEHRGTHRYPSPESFATELSAIWADAEAGFSARGSLSRSCVEAPQASAAPLSHPSGPEGSRAWGKPKRGTKSRVVGSGEAQQPSSDPESSDELSEIQLMRSKHSGIGKRSMAKKTRESQPVAREDNDPNRDAVPQAQLPTQRPGSPGLGMHRGEFGSGDPSTNNPQSPGSSQLLDLSPGDLTPRGPATSGDQEPAIRHPFPERQQQPPGAQGCPRVLLSLAPRNAGPS from the exons ATGAGTTCTGCCGATGAGGCTTCTGTTCATGGGGACGGTTTTAGCCAGGAGGGTGGGAAGCCCGCAGGTGCCCGTCCTGCAGGCCGTGGAGCCCCACGGAGCCGGGCCCAGGGCCTTGATTTGGGGCCGCCACGGAGCGGGGAGGGTGAGGGCAGCCTCCCAGACCCCGAGGCTTATGAGTTGGAGTTGGAGGCCCCGTGGGAGGAGATCCAGGCAGGAAGGGCAATGATTCGCGGCCACGAAGGCAGGCCTGGCTCCTTGGCTGACGAGAAGGGGGACGCTCTGGACTTTGTGCCCCACCTCGCTGTGGAATCTGTGGCCGTTGTGCAGCAGCTGACAGGCCAGGAACACCGGGGCACTCACAGATACCCGTCCCCGGAAAGTTTTGCCACTGAACTGTCCGCCATTTGGGCGGATGCAGAGGCGGGCTTCAGCGCCAGAGGCTCGCTGTCCCGGAGCTGTGTGGAAGCGCCACAGGCCTCTGCCGCCCCGCTGAGCCACCCCAGTGGGCCCGAGGGGAGCCGGGCCTGGGGGAAGCCCAAGAGAGGCACCAAAAGTCGGGTGGTGGGCAGCGGGGAAGCCCAGCAGCCCTCTTCCGACCCTGAGTCTTCAGATGAGCTCAGTGAGATACAGCTGATGAGG TCCAAGCACAGTGGCATTGGGAAGAGATCTATGGCTAAGAAGACACGGGAGTCCCAGCCTGTTGCCAGGGAAGATAATGACCCAAATAGAGATGCAGTCCCACAGGCCCAA CTTCCAACACAGAGGCCAGGGTCGCCTGGTCTGGGCATGCATCGTGGAGAATTTGGTAGTGGTGACCCCAGCACCAACAACCCCCAATCTCCAGGAAGCTCCCAGCTTTTGGACCTGAGCCCGGGGGACCTCACTCCAAGAGGCCCTGCCACCTCTG GTGACCAGGAACCAGCCATTCGTCACCCATTTCCAGAAAGGCAGCAGCAACCACCTGGAGCACAGGGCTGTCCCCGGGTACTGCTTTCTCTGGCTCCTAGAAATGCTGGCCCCAGCTAG